One stretch of bacterium DNA includes these proteins:
- a CDS encoding LamG domain-containing protein, translated as MRLGCGGLVIGLFLLLVADVSYAVGEPSNLLEKWTFNSPSEDGDIFVSEGKWKSRLKMQNYFQVKTPGEKGIELKREKQASGFCPESINWAGERGPSVLSVEAWIKLYEPALQGLTVVLAKWQGGLLLRLWNGVLIWRHSNTGYKLKEGKWYHLVYTVMPFKGRPGATENFYVDGKSILSKKTYAFDWGLADTYLCIGTHVPKIGLFDGIIDEIRIWEKELSPQDVEESYNEGPTVTK; from the coding sequence ATGCGTTTAGGATGTGGTGGACTGGTAATAGGATTATTTTTACTGTTGGTTGCCGATGTTTCATATGCGGTCGGGGAACCCTCTAATCTGCTTGAGAAATGGACATTTAACTCTCCGTCTGAAGATGGAGATATCTTTGTCAGTGAGGGGAAGTGGAAAAGCCGCCTCAAGATGCAGAATTACTTTCAGGTGAAAACACCAGGCGAAAAAGGCATAGAGCTTAAGCGTGAGAAACAGGCATCTGGTTTTTGCCCTGAAAGTATTAACTGGGCAGGTGAAAGAGGGCCAAGTGTCCTGAGTGTTGAGGCATGGATAAAGCTGTATGAACCTGCTCTTCAGGGACTCACTGTTGTCCTTGCTAAATGGCAGGGTGGATTATTGCTTCGCCTCTGGAATGGTGTGCTTATATGGCGTCACAGTAATACAGGCTACAAACTGAAAGAAGGCAAATGGTACCATCTCGTTTATACAGTAATGCCCTTCAAAGGCAGGCCTGGTGCGACGGAAAATTTCTATGTAGACGGCAAGAGTATCCTTTCAAAGAAAACATATGCCTTTGACTGGGGACTGGCTGACACATATCTGTGCATCGGAACTCATGTGCCGAAGATAGGTCTATTTGACGGAATAATTGATGAGATCAGGATCTGGGAGAAGGAACTGAGTCCGCAGGATGTAGAGGAAAGCTATAATGAAGGTCCGACTGTAACAAAATAA
- the rpmH gene encoding 50S ribosomal protein L34: MSKRTYQPSNLSRNRALGFRKRNSTKNGRLVLKRRRRKGRARLTV, translated from the coding sequence ATGTCTAAAAGAACGTATCAGCCGTCTAATTTAAGTAGAAATAGGGCACTAGGTTTTCGTAAGAGAAATTCTACTAAAAATGGAAGATTGGTTCTCAAAAGAAGAAGACGTAAAGGTAGAGCAAGATTGACTGTATAA
- a CDS encoding cytochrome c biogenesis protein CcdA, with protein MSEIFKIFTSFGAGLLSFFSPCILPLIPVYICFITGLSSEELGDSNNKDFKKRKLILTETILFVLGFSLIFVLMGASASLLGTYLFSKQKIIRIIGGIVVILFGLHISGLFNIKFLQYEKKLHLNSKPVNKFGSFLVGAAFGIGWTPCVGPILGSILMLAANDATLSKGILLLSFYSLGLGLPFLLLSIGIGKTLILLSRIKRHFRLISSISGVLLSAIGIWIIVGALSNNY; from the coding sequence ATGTCTGAAATTTTTAAGATTTTTACGAGCTTTGGCGCAGGGCTTCTATCTTTCTTCTCACCCTGTATATTGCCTCTTATTCCTGTATATATCTGTTTTATTACTGGTCTCTCAAGTGAAGAATTGGGTGATTCAAATAACAAAGACTTCAAAAAAAGAAAACTAATTCTAACAGAAACCATTTTATTTGTTCTTGGTTTTTCATTGATTTTTGTTCTTATGGGTGCTTCAGCCAGCCTTTTGGGCACATATCTTTTTTCTAAACAGAAAATCATAAGAATTATTGGAGGTATAGTAGTTATTCTATTTGGACTGCATATCAGCGGACTGTTTAATATAAAGTTCTTGCAGTATGAAAAAAAACTGCATCTTAACAGCAAGCCTGTAAACAAGTTCGGCTCTTTTTTAGTAGGCGCAGCTTTTGGTATTGGCTGGACACCATGTGTTGGTCCTATATTAGGCAGTATTCTTATGCTTGCAGCTAATGATGCTACTTTAAGTAAAGGCATTCTGCTATTGAGCTTTTATTCTCTGGGATTGGGCTTGCCATTCCTTTTACTCAGTATAGGGATAGGAAAGACACTGATTCTATTATCCAGGATAAAGAGACATTTCAGACTAATTTCAAGCATAAGCGGTGTATTGCTTAGTGCTATTGGAATATGGATTATAGTTGGGGCACTCAGCAATAATTATTAA
- the yidD gene encoding membrane protein insertion efficiency factor YidD, protein MNKAMNILNKVAVFIIRFYQNYISPMKQSTCRFFPTCSEYTKLAVLKYGFFKGCVLGFLRLVKCHPFHAGGHDPLV, encoded by the coding sequence ATGAACAAAGCAATGAACATATTAAATAAAGTAGCTGTTTTTATTATACGATTTTACCAAAACTATATTTCACCTATGAAGCAGTCTACATGCAGATTTTTCCCAACATGTTCAGAATATACAAAACTTGCCGTATTAAAATATGGATTTTTTAAGGGATGTGTGTTAGGTTTTCTTCGTTTGGTTAAATGTCATCCTTTTCATGCAGGCGGGCATGATCCACTAGTATAG
- the yidC gene encoding membrane protein insertase YidC, with translation MDRRTLMAVVLSLSVFLIFNHYYSSKLPKKPVEENISSRAVPVRTVPVRVGKEKQEEYVYKEEEKKPLVKEKEVIVETDLVKIVLGGSSGTIKSYKIKEYKEAEVKPNAIALNNQRIEQLSGQLAKAASEEQKERLLYQKEEIEYINGLISEKRQDKLKVPQDIELVSFANYYTQTYPLQTYFQVKGEVSVINNFQCDSNGLLLSGKEPEGYVGFVSHMKDGSTIIKKILFRNDSYLIGITLELINNTDKNIEQTGFLISTGTGLRLMEEQSSGRGGGVELQSVSYINDKVIKKPFGRGEKDKDLTQSYIGKIWWTALSTKYFLNALIPVEPASKVVIKKSKLNILQNCVETVIPDIRPNQSFSYSINCYLGPKNVDRLAKQEVNLEALADFGFFGNLFRIVHILKFLHKITGNYGVAIILLTILMSIVLFPLTIKSHKSMRAMQELQPQISALKNKYKDNAQKINKETMALYKKNKVNPLGGCLPMMLQMPLFFALFTTLRNAIELKGTCFIPGWITDLSLPDTVFYLGALIDKPGVYPLNILPILMSITTILQQKFTAQSADPKQAKMMLFMPVFMLFIFYNFSSGLVLYWLTNNILSIGQQIWIRKKHK, from the coding sequence ATGGACAGAAGAACATTAATGGCGGTTGTATTGTCTCTTTCAGTATTTCTGATATTTAACCATTATTATAGTTCCAAATTGCCAAAGAAACCTGTTGAAGAGAATATCTCTTCTCGAGCTGTCCCAGTTAGAACTGTTCCAGTTAGAGTTGGAAAGGAAAAGCAGGAAGAATATGTGTATAAAGAGGAAGAAAAAAAGCCTTTAGTCAAGGAGAAAGAAGTCATTGTTGAAACAGATTTAGTAAAAATTGTTTTAGGAGGCTCTTCCGGGACAATTAAAAGTTATAAGATAAAGGAATATAAGGAAGCTGAAGTAAAACCAAATGCAATTGCGCTGAATAATCAAAGAATAGAACAACTCTCCGGGCAACTTGCCAAAGCTGCCTCAGAAGAGCAGAAGGAGCGCCTTTTATATCAAAAAGAGGAGATAGAGTATATTAATGGATTAATATCAGAAAAAAGGCAGGACAAGCTAAAGGTACCGCAAGATATTGAACTTGTATCATTTGCAAATTATTATACTCAAACCTATCCTCTCCAGACGTATTTTCAGGTAAAAGGAGAAGTGTCTGTTATTAATAATTTTCAATGTGATAGTAATGGGCTTTTGCTTTCTGGAAAAGAGCCAGAAGGCTATGTTGGATTTGTTTCTCATATGAAAGATGGCTCGACTATAATTAAAAAGATTCTATTTAGAAATGATAGTTATCTTATTGGTATCACTCTAGAATTGATAAATAATACAGATAAGAATATTGAACAAACTGGTTTTTTAATTAGTACCGGCACAGGTCTCAGGCTAATGGAGGAACAAAGTTCTGGTAGGGGAGGAGGAGTCGAATTACAATCTGTATCTTATATAAATGATAAGGTGATAAAAAAGCCGTTTGGCCGCGGAGAGAAAGACAAAGATTTAACACAGTCGTATATTGGCAAAATATGGTGGACTGCATTATCTACAAAATACTTCTTGAATGCTCTAATTCCAGTAGAACCCGCATCAAAAGTTGTTATTAAGAAAAGCAAATTAAATATATTACAAAACTGTGTGGAAACAGTTATTCCAGATATTAGGCCTAATCAAAGTTTTTCTTACAGTATTAACTGCTATTTAGGTCCGAAGAATGTGGATAGGCTGGCAAAACAAGAAGTTAATTTAGAAGCGCTTGCTGACTTTGGTTTTTTTGGAAATCTTTTCAGAATCGTTCATATTCTAAAGTTCTTACACAAAATTACCGGGAACTATGGAGTGGCAATTATTTTATTAACAATTCTGATGAGTATAGTTCTGTTTCCGCTCACAATAAAAAGCCATAAGTCAATGAGAGCCATGCAGGAACTTCAACCGCAAATCAGTGCGCTGAAGAATAAGTATAAGGACAATGCCCAAAAAATAAATAAAGAGACGATGGCACTATACAAAAAAAACAAGGTCAATCCGCTTGGCGGGTGTTTGCCAATGATGTTACAAATGCCTCTTTTCTTCGCGCTTTTTACAACTTTAAGAAATGCCATAGAGTTAAAAGGAACCTGTTTTATTCCCGGATGGATTACAGACCTATCTTTACCTGACACAGTATTCTACTTAGGAGCATTAATAGATAAACCGGGAGTATATCCTTTAAATATTCTTCCTATTTTAATGAGTATAACAACAATTCTTCAGCAAAAATTTACTGCCCAGTCTGCGGACCCAAAACAGGCAAAGATGATGCTTTTTATGCCCGTGTTTATGCTGTTCATTTTTTATAATTTTTCTTCTGGATTAGTCCTGTATTGGTTAACCAACAATATCCTCAGTATTGGTCAGCAAATCTGGATCCGCAAGAAACATAAATAA
- a CDS encoding HAD-IA family hydrolase, whose translation MKKNIELIMFDLDGTLVDSMKDIANAGNFTLENFGLMKKSVQEITSYVGEGREHLVKRLLGDRQNFLKEAVSVFGEYYKKHSMDNSILYPNVKEVLEYFKDKKKAVVSNKNHEEVVSNLKSLAIYDYFENIIGGDEVEYIKPSPFHLCKTMQGFHINEEKSIMVGDMDIDILAGKNAGILTCAVTYGVSKKEDIIRAEPDFIIDNIIKLKDIIC comes from the coding sequence ATGAAAAAGAATATAGAGCTTATTATGTTTGATTTGGACGGCACGCTGGTTGATTCAATGAAAGATATAGCCAATGCCGGCAATTTTACTTTAGAGAATTTTGGGCTTATGAAAAAAAGCGTCCAAGAGATAACTTCTTATGTCGGAGAAGGGAGAGAACATTTAGTAAAAAGGTTACTGGGAGATAGACAAAATTTTCTAAAAGAAGCTGTTTCTGTGTTTGGAGAATACTACAAAAAACATTCTATGGATAACTCCATTCTATATCCGAATGTAAAAGAAGTTCTTGAATATTTTAAAGATAAGAAAAAGGCTGTTGTAAGCAATAAAAATCATGAAGAAGTTGTATCTAATTTAAAGTCGTTGGCAATATATGATTATTTTGAGAATATCATAGGAGGAGATGAAGTTGAGTACATAAAACCTTCTCCATTCCACTTATGTAAAACAATGCAGGGATTTCATATAAATGAGGAAAAATCTATAATGGTCGGTGATATGGATATAGATATATTAGCCGGTAAAAATGCAGGTATACTCACCTGCGCTGTTACTTATGGAGTAAGCAAAAAAGAGGATATAATTAGAGCAGAACCGGATTTTATTATAGATAATATAATCAAACTAAAAGATATAATATGCTAG
- a CDS encoding thioredoxin family protein, which produces MQKKTISILITASLTIFSFLVINTSAQTLLWIHDYDQALKDAKKYSRPILINFTGSDWCGWCIRLKEEVFSKPAFKNYASNNLILLELDFPRRKPQPPKIKKQNNDLAKKYKIRGYPTIILIDHKGNVIARTGYRRGGPDKYIEHLKELISQKPN; this is translated from the coding sequence ATGCAAAAAAAGACAATTAGTATTTTAATCACAGCCTCATTAACAATTTTTTCGTTTTTAGTAATAAACACAAGTGCTCAAACTCTATTATGGATCCATGATTATGACCAGGCATTAAAAGACGCTAAAAAATATAGCAGGCCAATTCTAATCAATTTTACAGGTTCAGACTGGTGCGGTTGGTGTATTAGATTAAAAGAAGAAGTATTCAGCAAACCTGCATTTAAAAATTATGCCAGCAACAACCTGATATTACTTGAATTAGACTTTCCCAGAAGAAAACCTCAACCACCAAAGATTAAAAAGCAGAATAACGACTTAGCGAAAAAATATAAAATAAGAGGATATCCCACTATAATATTAATTGACCACAAGGGTAACGTAATTGCAAGAACAGGTTATAGAAGAGGAGGCCCTGATAAATACATTGAACACTTAAAAGAATTAATATCACAAAAACCTAATTAA
- a CDS encoding epoxyqueuosine reductase QueH: MKLLLHTCCAPCLTYPYKILSEQGMQVSAFSYNPNIHPFTEYAKRLNCLKDYTEEKGIKLIIKDDYAIEEFLRQVIFRENNRCLICYRIRLAETAKTAKSGKFDAFSTTMLISPYQNHDLIKSIGESVAAEFGISFFYKDFREGYKESISLSKDAGLYRQQYCGCIYSEKERYQRSA, encoded by the coding sequence ATGAAACTACTCTTGCATACCTGTTGTGCGCCTTGTTTGACGTATCCATATAAAATACTTTCAGAACAGGGAATGCAGGTATCGGCATTTTCTTACAATCCGAATATTCATCCATTTACAGAGTATGCTAAGAGATTGAATTGCCTCAAAGATTACACTGAAGAAAAAGGGATAAAGCTGATTATAAAAGATGACTATGCTATTGAAGAATTCCTGAGGCAGGTTATATTTAGGGAAAACAATAGATGCTTAATATGTTATAGGATCAGATTAGCTGAGACAGCGAAAACTGCAAAATCAGGAAAATTTGATGCCTTTTCTACAACAATGCTCATAAGCCCCTACCAAAACCACGACTTAATTAAAAGCATTGGTGAATCAGTTGCAGCTGAGTTTGGCATTAGTTTTTTCTATAAGGATTTTAGAGAGGGATATAAAGAAAGCATATCTCTTTCCAAGGATGCAGGCCTTTACCGTCAGCAGTATTGCGGCTGTATATATAGCGAGAAAGAACGGTACCAGCGTTCTGCTTGA
- the rnpA gene encoding ribonuclease P protein component — protein MKIFSFSRDEKLKKYNQIKLVFTNGKRHCGAFANLYIRTNDASRTRLGIVVRVPKAFKGRAVQRNRAKRLVREFFRLNKHNIVKGIDLVFEVFLSSSTYKYNDVEINAFNLYKKAKIWQA, from the coding sequence GTGAAAATTTTTTCTTTTTCAAGAGACGAAAAGCTTAAGAAATATAATCAGATCAAGCTTGTGTTCACAAATGGTAAAAGGCATTGTGGAGCATTTGCTAATCTTTATATAAGAACAAATGATGCATCAAGAACCAGGTTGGGAATTGTTGTGCGAGTGCCAAAAGCCTTCAAAGGCAGAGCTGTACAAAGAAACAGGGCTAAAAGATTAGTAAGGGAGTTCTTCAGATTGAATAAACACAACATAGTTAAAGGGATTGATCTCGTTTTCGAAGTGTTTCTCTCCTCTAGTACGTACAAATATAATGATGTTGAAATAAATGCCTTTAATCTGTATAAAAAGGCAAAAATATGGCAGGCTTAA
- the mnmE gene encoding tRNA uridine-5-carboxymethylaminomethyl(34) synthesis GTPase MnmE — MPSRIITTDTIAAISTPLGEGGIGIIRLSGPDAIKIASKIFKPKKNINLEKQKSHTLHFGYIIKGKTVLDEVLVSIMKSPYSYTKEDVVEINCHSGVLILISILELALGHGARTAQPGEFTKRAFLNGRIDLSQAESVIDLIRSMSSKGLKLAAQQLSGKLSVKIKKLRMELLDLLARIEALLNFPEDEVSSISRSTILSSVKKMQKKIESLIDTADQGEIFRHGVKTVIVGKPNVGKSSLLNILVEEERAIVTEIPGTTRDTVEGQIHIQGLSFILIDTAGLQPVSNIVERIGIARSKKKLLEADLILLMLDANTTINSNDKKLFELVKGRHTIVLLNKIDLPSKTKISDIRKLVPKGIILKISAKKEIGIDELKNTMFDIALSKFKNPQSAICVNMRHKESLLNAQKSLAHIIHTMTRTKLTEEFVSLDLKNALDSLGQITGETVNNEVLDRIFSKFCIGK; from the coding sequence ATGCCGTCCCGAATTATAACCACAGACACAATAGCAGCAATATCAACTCCGCTTGGCGAGGGTGGAATAGGGATTATAAGGCTAAGCGGACCGGATGCAATAAAGATTGCCTCAAAAATATTCAAGCCAAAGAAAAACATAAATCTAGAAAAGCAAAAATCTCATACGCTTCATTTTGGATATATTATTAAGGGAAAAACTGTTCTTGATGAAGTACTGGTTTCCATAATGAAGTCGCCTTATTCATACACAAAAGAAGATGTTGTGGAGATTAATTGTCATAGCGGGGTTTTAATTTTAATATCTATTCTAGAGCTTGCATTAGGACACGGTGCACGTACAGCGCAGCCGGGTGAATTTACTAAAAGAGCGTTTTTAAACGGTAGAATAGACCTGTCACAAGCTGAGTCAGTGATAGACTTGATAAGAAGCATGTCGTCAAAAGGATTGAAATTAGCAGCGCAGCAGCTATCAGGCAAATTATCTGTTAAAATAAAAAAATTACGTATGGAATTACTTGATTTACTGGCGCGTATAGAAGCATTGCTTAATTTCCCTGAGGATGAAGTTAGCTCAATAAGCAGAAGTACAATATTATCTTCAGTTAAGAAGATGCAGAAAAAGATTGAATCTTTAATTGATACTGCTGATCAGGGAGAGATTTTCAGGCATGGTGTAAAGACTGTTATTGTTGGCAAACCAAATGTCGGGAAATCCAGTCTTTTGAATATACTTGTGGAGGAAGAGAGAGCCATAGTAACAGAGATTCCAGGGACTACAAGGGACACAGTAGAGGGACAGATTCATATACAAGGGCTTTCCTTCATATTAATAGACACTGCCGGCTTACAGCCTGTAAGCAATATTGTAGAAAGAATAGGCATTGCCAGAAGCAAGAAAAAACTCTTAGAAGCTGACCTTATACTCTTAATGTTAGACGCAAACACCACGATTAATTCCAATGATAAGAAACTGTTTGAACTTGTTAAAGGGAGGCATACTATTGTACTGCTTAATAAAATAGATCTACCATCTAAAACAAAAATATCTGATATTCGTAAACTTGTTCCTAAAGGGATAATTTTAAAAATATCCGCAAAGAAGGAAATTGGAATTGATGAGCTCAAGAACACGATGTTTGATATAGCATTATCTAAGTTTAAGAATCCTCAGTCCGCTATATGTGTTAATATGAGACATAAAGAATCGCTGTTAAATGCGCAAAAGAGTTTAGCCCATATTATTCATACTATGACAAGAACAAAATTAACCGAAGAGTTTGTCTCTCTTGACCTGAAGAATGCTCTGGACTCTCTTGGCCAAATAACAGGAGAAACAGTGAATAATGAAGTGCTGGATAGAATATTTTCAAAATTCTGCATAGGGAAATAA